The following are from one region of the Gossypium hirsutum isolate 1008001.06 chromosome D03, Gossypium_hirsutum_v2.1, whole genome shotgun sequence genome:
- the LOC107939754 gene encoding ubiquitin carboxyl-terminal hydrolase 20 isoform X2, which yields METQTYTDKPNDLSPSKIDQVPSLVPGSLSGSSSFSPMVAVNDSLDLATMLESFLVDETAVTPEGLNVLSLTYQQPPSSSSDEYELSQILALLPYDSKQPHDPWVPSNEGFRIANEPTGVGAGLENLGNTCFINAVLQCFTHTVPFVLGLRSLNHHEKPCHRNINSFCLLCAVHDHIELSLNSSGGVVSPSKIFDNLSYISPSFERYQQEDAHEFLQCLLNRLEECCLDLKLKDDCSSSPDICLVKKVFGGQLVRKLCCCNCGHISYSYEPLIDLSLEIEDVDTLLSALESFTKVEKIDDLVAKFRCENCEDKVSVEKQLMLDQAPSVAAFHLKRFKTKATYVKKIDKHVVFPLELDLQPYTNVNQTSNNEELKYQLYAVVKHSGYNPTSGHYVCYIRSSPDTWHNLNDSIVTSVEEGEVLSQEAYILFYVREGIPWFSTAIEVHKPCTDLGTSDPSPKSVLDNTFSRETQLMLELDEPCVVTKGISGPLSESKPKSIDLSDDSPISISTASNLGENNSNQSTFPRMPFRSQLPVHTPLFRSKEKKCAINRRRAVNRPRVLHRRSEAMRHVKRKLNQRGMKSMALLALQPVGKMKRRR from the exons ATGGAAACCCAAACGTATACTGATAAACCAAATGATCTTTCTCCTTCTAAAATCGATCAGGTTCCGTCTCTAGTGCCCGGTTCTTTATCTGGGTCATCATCTTTTTCTCCAATGGTGGCTGTTAATGATTCCCTTGATCTTGCCACCATGTTAGAAAGCTTCCTCGTAGATGAAACGGCGGTGACTCCTGAAGGTCTGAACGTGCTTTCGTTAACGTATCAACAACCCCCTTCGTCTTCTTCTGATGAATACGAATTGTCTCAGATTCTAGCTTTACTCCCTTATGATTCTAAGCAACCCCATGATCCTTGGGTTCCTTCTAATGAAGGTTTTAGAATTGCAAATGAACCAACTGGAGTG GGTGCAGGGCTGGAAAATTTGGGTAACACATGTTTTATCAATGCCGTGTTACAATGTTTTACTCATACTGTTCCTTTTGTTTTGGGTCTTCGGTCTTTGAATCATCATGAGAAGCCTTGTCATC GGAATATTAATAGCTTTTGTTTACTTTGTGCTGTTCATGATCACATTGAGCTTTCATTGAATTCATCTGGAGGAGTTGTTTCACCATCTAAAATTTTTGACAATTTGAGCT ATATCTCACCTAGTTTCGAGAGATATCAACAAGAGGATGCTCACGAGTTCCTTCAGTGCTTGTTAAATAGGCTTGAAGAATGTTGCTTGGACTTAAAGCTAAAGGATGATTGTTCGTCTTCTCCGGATATTTGCTTAGTTAAGAAGGTTTTTGGTGGTCAACTTGTTAGAAAA CTATGCTGTTGCAATTGTGGTCACATTTCTTACAGTTACGAGCCCTTGATTGATTTGAGTTTGGAGATCGAAGATGTTGACACCCTTCTGAGTGCTTTAGAGTCTTTCACCAAGGTGGAAAAGATAGATGATCTGGTTGCAAAGTTCAGGTGTGAGAATTGTGAAGACAAGGTGTCCGTTGAAAAACAACTTATGCTAGACCAGGCTCCTTCGGTTGCAGCATTCCACTTGAAGAGATTTAAGACTAAAGCAACCTACGTCAAGAAGATCGACAAGCACGTTGTTTTCCCATTAGAGTTGGATTTGCAGCCTTACACTAATGTCAATCAGACAAGTAATAAT GAGGAACTGAAGTATCAGTTATATGCAGTTGTGAAGCACTCTGGATACAACCCTACTTCAGGACATTACGTTTGTTACATTCGGTCCTCTCCAGATACGTGGCATAATTTGAATGATTCAATT GTTACTAGTGTCGAGGAAGGAGAAGTGCTTTCTCAAGAAGCCTACATTTTGTTCTATGTTAGGGAGGGTATACCTTGGTTTTCAACTGCAATAGAAGTACATAAGCCTTGTACAGACCTTGGTACTTCTGATCCTTCACCAAAATCCGTTCTTGATAATACT TTCTCTCGTGAAACACAATTGATGCTTGAGCTTGATGAACCATGTGTTGTTACCAAGGGGATTTCCGGACCACTTAGTGAATCCAAGCCAAAGTCTATTGATTTGAGCGATGATAGTCCGATAAGTATATCTACTGCATCCAATCTTGGGGAAAACAACAGCAATCAGAGTACTTTCCCTCGAATGCCATTCAGATCTCAATTACCAG TACACACCCCACTTTTCCGTTCGAAAGAGAAGAAGTGTGCCATTAATCGAAGAAGAGCAGTCAATAGGCCTAGGGTGCTTCATAGAAGAAGTGAAGCAATGAGACATGttaaaagaaagttgaatcaacGAGGTATGAAATCCATGGCTCTGTTGGCCTTACAACCTGTTGGTAAAATGAAGAGAAGAAGATGA
- the LOC107939764 gene encoding DNA-directed RNA polymerase I subunit rpa49, whose product MDEQPSASKSRTQKSKKRSRDGNQNPGGAKHENLQVKIQLFQDQPNKIPPLVAYFPSGYNPQTQQRQDEEEPNNQNNSPKVPKVKVFRNMAQRKGNRLQVVVSPGGSNVDFVGSSFTGEAAAAQVCRYSLGVLDKEAETLKIIPIATNKIFRLEPRVRTAETANEEASNSTKSELTANRMDKLGELTALYGTKRERKKRKDAINLKKEVDSESQKSLDKKIEEVAFDKEALANTSSLIARNIPPHNVSATTPLEAYPLDKIILKGDWDFLGDIYKLWQGGEKVATNAYPHFVCNRIRKLDAIKDETQQWKLSCILSYITHLMKFRDQFSMGHVKSGKKHNIPSIIHHRFLNLFTDPESKILASEKINLFISYVLVLALHVDGFRTDPSDIAQDLRISKVDLRQHFLNLGCKLVHQNSILYATLPVPLNFPSQNIRRKRRQ is encoded by the exons ATGGATGAACAGCCATCTGCTTCAAAATCAAGAACACAAAAATCCAAAAAGAGGAGCAGAGATGGTAATCAAAATCCTGGTGGGGCAAAACATGAGAATTTGCAAGTAAAAATCCAACTTTTTCAAGACCAACCAAACAAGATTCCACCTTTAGTTGCTTATTTCCCATCTGGTTACAACCCTCAAACTCAACAACGACAAGATGAAGAAGAACCCAATAACCAGAACAACTCACCCAAGGTGCCGAAGGTCAAGGTTTTTAGAAACATGGCTCAAAGAAAGGGTAATAGGCTTCAAGTTGTGGTTAGCCCTGGTGGGTCAAATGTGGATTTTGTTGGGTCAAGTTTTACAGGTGAGGCTGCTGCTGCACAAGTTTGTAGGTACTCACTTGGGGTTCTTGATAAAGAGGCTGAGACTCTCAAAATTATCCCTATTGCTACTAATAAG ATATTTAGATTGGAACCTAGAGTTAGAACTGCCGAGACTGCTAATGAAGAAGCTTCGAATTCCACAAAAAGTGAACTTACTGCCAATAGAATGGACAAGCTGGGAGAGCTTACTGCACTTTACGgaacaaagagagagagaaagaag AGGAAGGACGCCATCAATTTGAAGAAGGAAGTTGATTCTGAATCACAAAAATCTTTAGACAAGAAGATCGAGGAAGTTGCCTTTGACAAGGAGGCATTGGCAAACACCAGTTCCCTTATTGCTCGTAACATCCCTCCACACAATGTTTCTGCTACTACACCCCTAGAAGCTTACCCGCTCGACAAGATTATTCTCAAAGGCGACTGGGATTTTCTTGGAGATATTTATAAGCTTTGGCAAGGTGGTGAAAAAGTAGCCACCAATGCTTATCCGCACTTTGTTTGCAACAGAATCCGAAAATTGGATGCAATTAAG GATGAGACACAGCAATGGAAACTCTCGTGCATACTTTCGTATATTACTCATCTCATGAAGTTCAGGGATCAATTCTCGATGGGACACGTTAAATCCGGAAAGAAGCATAATATCCCAAGCATTATACATCATAGGTTCCTTAACCTGTTTACTGATCCAGAGTCTAAAATACTAGCAAGTGAAAAAATCAATCTCTTCATCAGTTATGTCTTGGTGCTCGCTTTACATGTTGATGGATTCCGAACCGATCCATCAGATATAGCACAGGATCTAAGAATCAGTAAAGTAGATTTAAGACAACATTTTCTGAACCTGGGGTGTAAACTTGTGCATCAGAACAGCATATTATACGCTACCCTTCCCGTCCCTCTAAACTTTCCTTCTCAGAATATAAGACGAAAACGAAGACAATAG
- the LOC107939754 gene encoding ubiquitin carboxyl-terminal hydrolase 20 isoform X1, with the protein METQTYTDKPNDLSPSKIDQVPSLVPGSLSGSSSFSPMVAVNDSLDLATMLESFLVDETAVTPEGLNVLSLTYQQPPSSSSDEYELSQILALLPYDSKQPHDPWVPSNEGFRIANEPTGVGAGLENLGNTCFINAVLQCFTHTVPFVLGLRSLNHHEKPCHRNINSFCLLCAVHDHIELSLNSSGGVVSPSKIFDNLSYISPSFERYQQEDAHEFLQCLLNRLEECCLDLKLKDDCSSSPDICLVKKVFGGQLVRKLCCCNCGHISYSYEPLIDLSLEIEDVDTLLSALESFTKVEKIDDLVAKFRCENCEDKVSVEKQLMLDQAPSVAAFHLKRFKTKATYVKKIDKHVVFPLELDLQPYTNVNQTSNNEELKYQLYAVVKHSGYNPTSGHYVCYIRSSPDTWHNLNDSIVTSVEEGEVLSQEAYILFYVREGIPWFSTAIEVHKPCTDLGTSDPSPKSVLDNTVCVSDLQPVNNTDANGYESKVVADETSIQFSRETQLMLELDEPCVVTKGISGPLSESKPKSIDLSDDSPISISTASNLGENNSNQSTFPRMPFRSQLPVHTPLFRSKEKKCAINRRRAVNRPRVLHRRSEAMRHVKRKLNQRGMKSMALLALQPVGKMKRRR; encoded by the exons ATGGAAACCCAAACGTATACTGATAAACCAAATGATCTTTCTCCTTCTAAAATCGATCAGGTTCCGTCTCTAGTGCCCGGTTCTTTATCTGGGTCATCATCTTTTTCTCCAATGGTGGCTGTTAATGATTCCCTTGATCTTGCCACCATGTTAGAAAGCTTCCTCGTAGATGAAACGGCGGTGACTCCTGAAGGTCTGAACGTGCTTTCGTTAACGTATCAACAACCCCCTTCGTCTTCTTCTGATGAATACGAATTGTCTCAGATTCTAGCTTTACTCCCTTATGATTCTAAGCAACCCCATGATCCTTGGGTTCCTTCTAATGAAGGTTTTAGAATTGCAAATGAACCAACTGGAGTG GGTGCAGGGCTGGAAAATTTGGGTAACACATGTTTTATCAATGCCGTGTTACAATGTTTTACTCATACTGTTCCTTTTGTTTTGGGTCTTCGGTCTTTGAATCATCATGAGAAGCCTTGTCATC GGAATATTAATAGCTTTTGTTTACTTTGTGCTGTTCATGATCACATTGAGCTTTCATTGAATTCATCTGGAGGAGTTGTTTCACCATCTAAAATTTTTGACAATTTGAGCT ATATCTCACCTAGTTTCGAGAGATATCAACAAGAGGATGCTCACGAGTTCCTTCAGTGCTTGTTAAATAGGCTTGAAGAATGTTGCTTGGACTTAAAGCTAAAGGATGATTGTTCGTCTTCTCCGGATATTTGCTTAGTTAAGAAGGTTTTTGGTGGTCAACTTGTTAGAAAA CTATGCTGTTGCAATTGTGGTCACATTTCTTACAGTTACGAGCCCTTGATTGATTTGAGTTTGGAGATCGAAGATGTTGACACCCTTCTGAGTGCTTTAGAGTCTTTCACCAAGGTGGAAAAGATAGATGATCTGGTTGCAAAGTTCAGGTGTGAGAATTGTGAAGACAAGGTGTCCGTTGAAAAACAACTTATGCTAGACCAGGCTCCTTCGGTTGCAGCATTCCACTTGAAGAGATTTAAGACTAAAGCAACCTACGTCAAGAAGATCGACAAGCACGTTGTTTTCCCATTAGAGTTGGATTTGCAGCCTTACACTAATGTCAATCAGACAAGTAATAAT GAGGAACTGAAGTATCAGTTATATGCAGTTGTGAAGCACTCTGGATACAACCCTACTTCAGGACATTACGTTTGTTACATTCGGTCCTCTCCAGATACGTGGCATAATTTGAATGATTCAATT GTTACTAGTGTCGAGGAAGGAGAAGTGCTTTCTCAAGAAGCCTACATTTTGTTCTATGTTAGGGAGGGTATACCTTGGTTTTCAACTGCAATAGAAGTACATAAGCCTTGTACAGACCTTGGTACTTCTGATCCTTCACCAAAATCCGTTCTTGATAATACTGTATGCGTCTCCGATCTCCAACCAGTAAATAATACCGATGCCAATGGCTATGAATCTAAAGTTGTTGCTGATGAAACTTCAATTCAGTTCTCTCGTGAAACACAATTGATGCTTGAGCTTGATGAACCATGTGTTGTTACCAAGGGGATTTCCGGACCACTTAGTGAATCCAAGCCAAAGTCTATTGATTTGAGCGATGATAGTCCGATAAGTATATCTACTGCATCCAATCTTGGGGAAAACAACAGCAATCAGAGTACTTTCCCTCGAATGCCATTCAGATCTCAATTACCAG TACACACCCCACTTTTCCGTTCGAAAGAGAAGAAGTGTGCCATTAATCGAAGAAGAGCAGTCAATAGGCCTAGGGTGCTTCATAGAAGAAGTGAAGCAATGAGACATGttaaaagaaagttgaatcaacGAGGTATGAAATCCATGGCTCTGTTGGCCTTACAACCTGTTGGTAAAATGAAGAGAAGAAGATGA
- the LOC107939754 gene encoding ubiquitin carboxyl-terminal hydrolase 20 isoform X3, producing METQTYTDKPNDLSPSKIDQVPSLVPGSLSGSSSFSPMVAVNDSLDLATMLESFLVDETAVTPEGLNVLSLTYQQPPSSSSDEYELSQILALLPYDSKQPHDPWVPSNEGFRIANEPTGVGAGLENLGNTCFINAVLQCFTHTVPFVLGLRSLNHHEKPCHHISPSFERYQQEDAHEFLQCLLNRLEECCLDLKLKDDCSSSPDICLVKKVFGGQLVRKLCCCNCGHISYSYEPLIDLSLEIEDVDTLLSALESFTKVEKIDDLVAKFRCENCEDKVSVEKQLMLDQAPSVAAFHLKRFKTKATYVKKIDKHVVFPLELDLQPYTNVNQTSNNEELKYQLYAVVKHSGYNPTSGHYVCYIRSSPDTWHNLNDSIVTSVEEGEVLSQEAYILFYVREGIPWFSTAIEVHKPCTDLGTSDPSPKSVLDNTVCVSDLQPVNNTDANGYESKVVADETSIQFSRETQLMLELDEPCVVTKGISGPLSESKPKSIDLSDDSPISISTASNLGENNSNQSTFPRMPFRSQLPVHTPLFRSKEKKCAINRRRAVNRPRVLHRRSEAMRHVKRKLNQRGMKSMALLALQPVGKMKRRR from the exons ATGGAAACCCAAACGTATACTGATAAACCAAATGATCTTTCTCCTTCTAAAATCGATCAGGTTCCGTCTCTAGTGCCCGGTTCTTTATCTGGGTCATCATCTTTTTCTCCAATGGTGGCTGTTAATGATTCCCTTGATCTTGCCACCATGTTAGAAAGCTTCCTCGTAGATGAAACGGCGGTGACTCCTGAAGGTCTGAACGTGCTTTCGTTAACGTATCAACAACCCCCTTCGTCTTCTTCTGATGAATACGAATTGTCTCAGATTCTAGCTTTACTCCCTTATGATTCTAAGCAACCCCATGATCCTTGGGTTCCTTCTAATGAAGGTTTTAGAATTGCAAATGAACCAACTGGAGTG GGTGCAGGGCTGGAAAATTTGGGTAACACATGTTTTATCAATGCCGTGTTACAATGTTTTACTCATACTGTTCCTTTTGTTTTGGGTCTTCGGTCTTTGAATCATCATGAGAAGCCTTGTCATC ATATCTCACCTAGTTTCGAGAGATATCAACAAGAGGATGCTCACGAGTTCCTTCAGTGCTTGTTAAATAGGCTTGAAGAATGTTGCTTGGACTTAAAGCTAAAGGATGATTGTTCGTCTTCTCCGGATATTTGCTTAGTTAAGAAGGTTTTTGGTGGTCAACTTGTTAGAAAA CTATGCTGTTGCAATTGTGGTCACATTTCTTACAGTTACGAGCCCTTGATTGATTTGAGTTTGGAGATCGAAGATGTTGACACCCTTCTGAGTGCTTTAGAGTCTTTCACCAAGGTGGAAAAGATAGATGATCTGGTTGCAAAGTTCAGGTGTGAGAATTGTGAAGACAAGGTGTCCGTTGAAAAACAACTTATGCTAGACCAGGCTCCTTCGGTTGCAGCATTCCACTTGAAGAGATTTAAGACTAAAGCAACCTACGTCAAGAAGATCGACAAGCACGTTGTTTTCCCATTAGAGTTGGATTTGCAGCCTTACACTAATGTCAATCAGACAAGTAATAAT GAGGAACTGAAGTATCAGTTATATGCAGTTGTGAAGCACTCTGGATACAACCCTACTTCAGGACATTACGTTTGTTACATTCGGTCCTCTCCAGATACGTGGCATAATTTGAATGATTCAATT GTTACTAGTGTCGAGGAAGGAGAAGTGCTTTCTCAAGAAGCCTACATTTTGTTCTATGTTAGGGAGGGTATACCTTGGTTTTCAACTGCAATAGAAGTACATAAGCCTTGTACAGACCTTGGTACTTCTGATCCTTCACCAAAATCCGTTCTTGATAATACTGTATGCGTCTCCGATCTCCAACCAGTAAATAATACCGATGCCAATGGCTATGAATCTAAAGTTGTTGCTGATGAAACTTCAATTCAGTTCTCTCGTGAAACACAATTGATGCTTGAGCTTGATGAACCATGTGTTGTTACCAAGGGGATTTCCGGACCACTTAGTGAATCCAAGCCAAAGTCTATTGATTTGAGCGATGATAGTCCGATAAGTATATCTACTGCATCCAATCTTGGGGAAAACAACAGCAATCAGAGTACTTTCCCTCGAATGCCATTCAGATCTCAATTACCAG TACACACCCCACTTTTCCGTTCGAAAGAGAAGAAGTGTGCCATTAATCGAAGAAGAGCAGTCAATAGGCCTAGGGTGCTTCATAGAAGAAGTGAAGCAATGAGACATGttaaaagaaagttgaatcaacGAGGTATGAAATCCATGGCTCTGTTGGCCTTACAACCTGTTGGTAAAATGAAGAGAAGAAGATGA
- the LOC107939754 gene encoding ubiquitin carboxyl-terminal hydrolase 20 isoform X4 → METQTYTDKPNDLSPSKIDQVPSLVPGSLSGSSSFSPMVAVNDSLDLATMLESFLVDETAVTPEGLNVLSLTYQQPPSSSSDEYELSQILALLPYDSKQPHDPWVPSNEGFRIANEPTGVGAGLENLGNTCFINAVLQCFTHTVPFVLGLRSLNHHEKPCHRNINSFCLLCAVHDHIELSLNSSGGVVSPSKIFDNLSYISPSFERYQQEDAHEFLQCLLNRLEECCLDLKLKDDCSSSPDICLVKKVFGGQLVRKLCCCNCGHISYSYEPLIDLSLEIEDVDTLLSALESFTKVEKIDDLVAKFRCENCEDKVSVEKQLMLDQAPSVAAFHLKRFKTKATYVKKIDKHVVFPLELDLQPYTNVNQTSNNEELKYQLYAVVKHSGYNPTSGHYVCYIRSSPDTWHNLNDSIVTSVEEGEVLSQEAYILFYVREGIPWFSTAIEVHKPCTDLGTSDPSPKSVLDNTVCVSDLQPVNNTDANGYESKVVADETSIQFSRETQLMLELDEPCVVTKGISGPLSESKPKSIDLSDDSPISISTASNLGENNSNQSTFPRMPFRSQLPG, encoded by the exons ATGGAAACCCAAACGTATACTGATAAACCAAATGATCTTTCTCCTTCTAAAATCGATCAGGTTCCGTCTCTAGTGCCCGGTTCTTTATCTGGGTCATCATCTTTTTCTCCAATGGTGGCTGTTAATGATTCCCTTGATCTTGCCACCATGTTAGAAAGCTTCCTCGTAGATGAAACGGCGGTGACTCCTGAAGGTCTGAACGTGCTTTCGTTAACGTATCAACAACCCCCTTCGTCTTCTTCTGATGAATACGAATTGTCTCAGATTCTAGCTTTACTCCCTTATGATTCTAAGCAACCCCATGATCCTTGGGTTCCTTCTAATGAAGGTTTTAGAATTGCAAATGAACCAACTGGAGTG GGTGCAGGGCTGGAAAATTTGGGTAACACATGTTTTATCAATGCCGTGTTACAATGTTTTACTCATACTGTTCCTTTTGTTTTGGGTCTTCGGTCTTTGAATCATCATGAGAAGCCTTGTCATC GGAATATTAATAGCTTTTGTTTACTTTGTGCTGTTCATGATCACATTGAGCTTTCATTGAATTCATCTGGAGGAGTTGTTTCACCATCTAAAATTTTTGACAATTTGAGCT ATATCTCACCTAGTTTCGAGAGATATCAACAAGAGGATGCTCACGAGTTCCTTCAGTGCTTGTTAAATAGGCTTGAAGAATGTTGCTTGGACTTAAAGCTAAAGGATGATTGTTCGTCTTCTCCGGATATTTGCTTAGTTAAGAAGGTTTTTGGTGGTCAACTTGTTAGAAAA CTATGCTGTTGCAATTGTGGTCACATTTCTTACAGTTACGAGCCCTTGATTGATTTGAGTTTGGAGATCGAAGATGTTGACACCCTTCTGAGTGCTTTAGAGTCTTTCACCAAGGTGGAAAAGATAGATGATCTGGTTGCAAAGTTCAGGTGTGAGAATTGTGAAGACAAGGTGTCCGTTGAAAAACAACTTATGCTAGACCAGGCTCCTTCGGTTGCAGCATTCCACTTGAAGAGATTTAAGACTAAAGCAACCTACGTCAAGAAGATCGACAAGCACGTTGTTTTCCCATTAGAGTTGGATTTGCAGCCTTACACTAATGTCAATCAGACAAGTAATAAT GAGGAACTGAAGTATCAGTTATATGCAGTTGTGAAGCACTCTGGATACAACCCTACTTCAGGACATTACGTTTGTTACATTCGGTCCTCTCCAGATACGTGGCATAATTTGAATGATTCAATT GTTACTAGTGTCGAGGAAGGAGAAGTGCTTTCTCAAGAAGCCTACATTTTGTTCTATGTTAGGGAGGGTATACCTTGGTTTTCAACTGCAATAGAAGTACATAAGCCTTGTACAGACCTTGGTACTTCTGATCCTTCACCAAAATCCGTTCTTGATAATACTGTATGCGTCTCCGATCTCCAACCAGTAAATAATACCGATGCCAATGGCTATGAATCTAAAGTTGTTGCTGATGAAACTTCAATTCAGTTCTCTCGTGAAACACAATTGATGCTTGAGCTTGATGAACCATGTGTTGTTACCAAGGGGATTTCCGGACCACTTAGTGAATCCAAGCCAAAGTCTATTGATTTGAGCGATGATAGTCCGATAAGTATATCTACTGCATCCAATCTTGGGGAAAACAACAGCAATCAGAGTACTTTCCCTCGAATGCCATTCAGATCTCAATTACCAG GATAA
- the LOC121215627 gene encoding glycine-rich cell wall structural protein 1.8 — protein sequence MGIKKIFGVVFFVLLGVGICSAARTLLTLDEVTPHLSSIGHGGANVGVYGNGYLGGGGGGGAGGGGAHANLGEAGAAGYGGGGGKGEGGGGGPAGYGGGGGGGNGGGGASAGGYGGGASGYGGGGGEGGGAGGAGGYGGAGGIGGGGGSGGGGASAGGYGGGASGYGGGGGEGGGAGGAGGAGGAGGHGGGGGEASAGGYGGGASGYGGGGGEGGGAGGAGGAGGAGGHGGGGGSGGGGASTGGYGGGASGYGGGGGEGGGAGGAGGYGGAGGHGGGGGSGGGGASAGGYGGGASGYGGGGGEGGGTGGAGGYGGAGGHGGGGGGGGGSGGGGASAGGYGGGASGYGGGGGEGGGAGGAGGAGGYGGAGGHGGGGGSGGGGASAGGYGGGGAHAGGYGGGEGAGGGFGGVGGHGGGGGGGSGGGGAGVYGAGGAHAEGYGKGGGAGGGEDGGYYP from the coding sequence ATGGGGATCAAGAAGATATTTGGTGTTGTTTTCTTTGTGCTATTAGGTGTTGGTATTTGTTCCGCAGCTAGAACTCTCCTCACTCTTGATGAAGTAACTCCTCACCTTTCGAGCATTGGTCATGGTGGTGCCAATGTTGGGGTATATGGTAATGGCTACCTTGGAGGAGGAGGTGGAGGAGGTGCAGGAGGTGGCGGTGCCCATGCAAATCTAGGAGAAGCCGGAGCTGCTGGATATGGAGGTGGTGGTGGTAAAGGAGAAGGTGGTGGTGGCGGTCCTGCTGGTTATGGAGGTGGTGGAGGAGGTGGCAATGGTGGTGGTGGAGCTAGTGCAGGTGGATATGGCGGTGGAGCTTCTGGATATGGTGGTGGAGGTGGTGAAGGAGGCGGAGCTGGTGGTGCCGGCGGGTATGGAGGAGCGGGTGGAAttggaggtggtggtggtagtgGTGGTGGCGGAGCTAGTGCAGGTGGATATGGTGGTGGAGCTTCTGGATATGGCGGTGGAGGTGGCGAAGGAGGTGGAGCTGGTGGTGCCGGTGGAGCTGGTGGTGCAGGTGGACATGGAGGTGGTGGCGGCGAAGCTAGTGCAGGTGGATATGGTGGTGGAGCTTCTGGATATGGCGGTGGGGGTGGTGAAGGAGGTGGAGCTGGTGGTGCCGGTGGAGCTGGTGGTGCAGGTGGACatggaggtggtggtggtagtgGTGGCGGCGGAGCTAGTACAGGTGGATACGGTGGTGGAGCTTCTGGATATGGTGGTGGAGGTGGCGAAGGAGGCGGAGCTGGTGGTGCCGGCGGGTATGGAGGAGCAGGTGGACatggaggtggtggtggtagtgGTGGCGGTGGAGCTAGTGCAGGTGGATATGGTGGTGGAGCTTCTGGATATGGCGGTGGAGGTGGCGAAGGAGGTGGAACTGGTGGTGCCGGGGGGTATGGAGGAGCAGGTGGAcatggaggtggtggtggtggtggtggtggtagtgGTGGCGGCGGAGCTAGTGCAGGTGGATATGGTGGTGGAGCTTCTGGATATGGTGGTGGAGGTGGTGAAGGAGGCGGAGCTGGTGGTGCTGGTGGTGCTGGCGGGTATGGAGGAGCCGGTGGACATGGAGGTGGTGGTGGAAGTGGTGGTGGAGGAGCAAGTGCAGGAGGATATGGTGGTGGAGGGGCACATGCAGGTGGATATGGTGGTGGAGAAGGAGCTGGAGGAGGTTTTGGTGGTGTAGGCGGtcatggtggtggtggtggaggtggtTCTGGTGGTGGAGGTGCTGGTGTATATGGTGCAGGAGGTGCACATGCAGAAGGATATGGAAAAGGTGGTGGAGCCGGAGGTGGTGAGGATGGTGGCTATTATCCTTAA
- the LOC121215437 gene encoding uncharacterized protein gives MVIPIKFSGKRKYYPFLPRFSSKGKKKESLANDLSSPGSVNVPKHVVIVMNGLKEFTTELLEWVLENVSASGHIVTLVGFMPWLNIPLFSKTWQDVWMLEFEHLSLIKEKNERKNDAKYIKLQAVMDLCKRHGVTLQKEIVMGYPLPSLVVERIINLRASWVVFDCDRNLRKKRAYFAKKIPCNMVMMSEEGDMDMIKGRPMIDSGEHTPSESPAWLATPMVIFSEPLKRILEDQEFEKDDDD, from the exons atggttattCCTATCAAATTTAGTGGGAAACGTAAGTATTATCCATTTTTGCCAAGGTTTAGTagtaaaggaaaaaagaaagaatcaTTGGCAAATGATCTTAGTTCACCGGGCTCTGTAAATGTACCTAAACATGTTGTGATTGTCATGAATGGTCTTAAGGAATTCACAACCGAGCTGCTTGAGTGGGTGCTCGAGAATGTTAGTGCCTCGGGTCATATTGTCACGCTCGTCGGTTTCATGCCCTGGTTAAATATCCCTC TGTTTTCAAAGACATGGCAAGATGTATGGATGTTGGAGTTTGAGCATTTGTCtttaataaaagagaaaaatgagCGGAAAAATGATGCCAAATATATAAAGTTGCAGGCAGTGATGGACCTTTGTAAAAGACATGGG gtTACATTACAAAAGGAAATTGTAATGGGTTATCCATTGCCATCGCTTGTTGTGGAAAGAATCATTAACCTTCGAGCATCTTGGGTTGTCTTTGATTG CGACCGAAATTTGAGAAAGAAGAGGGCATACTTTGCTAAAAAAATACCTTGCAACATGGTAATGATGAGCGAGGAAGGCGATATGGACATGATCAAAGGTCGTCCGATGATCGATAGCGGAGAGCACACTCCGAGTGAATCCCCAGCCTGGTTGGCTACTCCGATGGTTATATTTTCGGAACCTTTGAAGCGAATTTTGGAAGACCAAGAATTCGAAAAAGACGACGACGATTAA